The following DNA comes from Myxococcaceae bacterium JPH2.
GGCCGGACCTGACGGTGGAAGGCACCGTGGAGTTGGAGCGGCTGGGCAACGTGCTGTCCGTGGGACGGCCCGCGGGCGCGCAGCCCAACGCGACGGTGGCGCTGTTCCGGCTGATGCCCGGCGGCGATGAGGCAGTGCGCGTCCCGGTGCAGCTCGGCCGGGGCTCGGTGAATGCCGTGGAGGTCGTCCAGGGCCTCGCGGAAGGCGATCAGGTGGTGCTCTCAGACATGACCGCGTGGGACGCGGTCGAGCGGGTGAGGCTGCGATGATGACGACGACGAATAACAGTGTGCCCGCGCAGGAATCCGAGGGTGCGGTGCTGGCCGGTGGACCGAAGGTGGAAGCAGGCAAGGCCCTCATCCAGTTGGAGGGACTGACCAAGGTCTTCGAGACCGAGGAGGTGGAGACGCACGCGCTCTCCAACATCCACCTCACCGTGCGGCAGAACGAGTGGGTGGCCATCGTGGGCCCCTCGGGCTCGGGCAAGTCCACCCTGCTGGCGGTGCTGGGACTCCTGGACACGGCCACGCGCGGCGCGTACCTGCTGGACGGGCGCAGCGTGCTGGACCTGTCCTCCTCCGACCGCGCGCTCGTGCGCAACCGGCACATCGGGTTCATCTTCCAGAGCTTCAACCTGATTGGCGACCTGACGGTCTTCGAGAACGTGGAGCTGCCGCTCACCTACCGGGGCATGCCCGCGGCGGAGCGCAAGCAGCGGGTGGAGCGCGCGCTGGAGCGCGTGGGCATGGCGCACCGCGCGCGGCACATGCCGGGACAGCTCTCCGGTGGTCAGCAGCAGCGTGTCGCCGTGGCCCGCGCGGTGGCCGGAGACCCCATCATCCTCCTGGCCGACGAGCCCACCGGTAACCTCGACTCGAAGAACGGCGAGGCGGTGATGCAGCTGCTGGGTGAGCTGCACAAGGCGGGCGCCACCATCTGCATGGTGACGCACGACCCGGCGCACGCGCGCGTGGCCACGCGCACCGTCAGCCTCTTCGATGGCCGCGTCGTGCAGGACGAGCAGCGCCGCTAGTTGGCGCCAATGCCGTCCGAGTCGCCCGCGCACCGCGTGGGCGCCGGACGGAGGTGGTGGAGGGGGCGCCAGTGATTGGCGCCCCTTTTCTTGGAGACCCCATGCTGACTTCCCTGAGCCAAGATTTGCGATATGCGCTGCGCACGCTGCGCGGCAACCCCGGATTCGTGTTGGCTGCGGTGCTGGCGCTGGCGCTAGGGATTGGCGCGAACAGCGCGGTCTTCAGCGTAGTGAACGGGGTGCTGCTCACGCCGCCACCGTTCCGCGAGCCCGAGCGGCTCGTCCACCTC
Coding sequences within:
- a CDS encoding ABC transporter ATP-binding protein — protein: MEAGKALIQLEGLTKVFETEEVETHALSNIHLTVRQNEWVAIVGPSGSGKSTLLAVLGLLDTATRGAYLLDGRSVLDLSSSDRALVRNRHIGFIFQSFNLIGDLTVFENVELPLTYRGMPAAERKQRVERALERVGMAHRARHMPGQLSGGQQQRVAVARAVAGDPIILLADEPTGNLDSKNGEAVMQLLGELHKAGATICMVTHDPAHARVATRTVSLFDGRVVQDEQRR